A stretch of DNA from Arachis hypogaea cultivar Tifrunner chromosome 19, arahy.Tifrunner.gnm2.J5K5, whole genome shotgun sequence:
CTTGAAGCTCAAGCAAGCGATACCGGAACATGGAGAGAGTTTCGATTCCGCAGGTTCTATGGGGAATCTCCATCTGTCGCAATGGCCGAAGGGAGTTCGGGCCGAGCTACCAATTTTTAACGGCGAGGGAGTGGAGGAATGGACCTTCCGAGCCAGGGAGTATTTCGAGCTTTGTACGGTACCAGAGGCGTGGAGAGTGCGGCTCTTGTCCTTCCACCTCACCGGCCCAGCATATACATGGTATCGATGGTGCGTAAATAATGGCATCATGTATACTTGGGAGGGATTCTTGGAGGCGCTAAGCACTAGATTCGGCTGCAATATTTTTCATGACCCAAAGGCAGCGTTGAAAGATCTTCAACAACATTCCACGGTCACAGAGTACCATTCCCAATTCGAAGATCTGTCCAACCAAGTCACGGGACTGACGGAGGATTGGCTAGTGTCACTCTTTACGGCTAGGTTGAACGATGCACTCAAGTGCGAGCTCATGCTTGCGAAGCCTAAGACATATGTGGAAGCGGTCGCCCTTGCCAAACTGCATGAGCAGAAGCATAGTGCAAATTCTCTCAATCTGCGACCACACAGCCACCGTGCTGCCGGAGGTACTCCTACCACTCTCAGCCCTGTTCGGCCACCATTGCTACGACCACCCTCATCATCCGCATCATTGAAGTCCCCAGTACTTGAAAAGGGACCCCCTGGCTCACAAAGCGGGAGCAATACTCCTCATCGTCGACTCACAGCTGCCGAGATTAAACAGCGGCGCGAGAAGGGACTTTGTTATTATTGTGATGAAAAGTATTCGGTGGGACATAAGTGTAAATCATCCTTTCTACTGCTGGTGGGAGGTGAAGAAATGGATGAGTTACTTCATGGGTGGCAGACCGAAATGACTAATCCAGAGGGAGACTCGGCCAGCTTGGGAACACCCAGTCCGGAGAAAGGCGTGGTGGAGATAAGCTTCAATGCCATGGTGGCAGTGTACCACCCAGAAACTATCAGAATCGCTGAAACCTGTGAAAGGAACCCAGTAATGGTATTAGTGGATGGGGGAAGCACCCATAATTTCATGAAATCAGCGACAGCAAGGAAAGTGGGCTTACCAATCACTCAAGTACCGTAGTTGAATGTATATGTTGGTAGTGGCGAGTGTTTTGGTTGTGTTTCCAAATGCAATCAGGTGCCACTGCATATGCAAGGATTTGGATTCCGGTTAGAAACCTTCATTCTTGATATCAAGGGAGCCGATATTGTTTTGGGTGCACAATGGTTAATGCAATTAGGTGATGTAACAATGAATTACTTGAATTTAACAATAGAATTCGTGGTAGGGGGACATACTGTAAAGCTGCAAGGTGAGCGGTTGTTCCAGCCAGGGGCAATCGGAGGTAGAACTCTTAACAAGATGGTCACTGCAGATGTCATCGCTTCCTTCCTTCATTTAAGAGTACTGGAACTGAATGAACTTGAAGCCACACCAGAACAGCAAGATCAACAAGTGCAGCAAGTATTGGAAGAGTACCAAGAGGTGTTCCAAGAACGCACCGAATTACCTCCACCTAGAGAAATTGAGCACCAAATTCACCTCCAACAAGGAGCAGACCCGGTCAATGTACGCCCCTATCGTTACCCACACTATCAGAAGGAAGAGATTGAGAAATTGGTGGAGGAAATGCTACAAGCAGGGGTTATTAGAGAAAGTCACAGTGCTTTCTCCAGTCCAGTATTACTTGTACGCAAGAAGGATGGGAGCTGGCGTTTTTGCATGGACTACCGCGCATTAAATGCAATTACCATTAGGGATAAGTTTCCGATCCCAAATATTGATGAGATCCTTGATGAATTAGGTGGTGCCAAGTACTTTTCCAAGATTGACCTCCGTTCTGGCTACCATCAAATTATAATGTGTGAAAGTGACATTCCGAAAACAGCCTTTCGGACACACTTGGGACATTATGAGTTCATTGTTATGCCCTTTGGGTTAACCAATGCCCCTCTACATTCCAGGCTATTATGAACAAACTGTTTCATCCTTATATTTGGAAATTTGTAGCGGTTTTCTTCGACGACATTCTCGTTTATAGCCGGTCCAAGGAAGAACACCTGTGCCACTTGCACACTGCCCTGTCAGTGCTGCAACAGAACCAATTTGTTGCCAAACTTTCGAAATGTGTCTTCTGTCAAACCCAAGTAGAATATCTTGGTCATGTGGTCAGCGGTGCCGGGTGCAAGTAGATGCTTCCAAGATAGCCGCCATAGTTGAATGGCCAAAACCAACCAGCTTGAAACAACTACGGGGTTTTCTCGGTCTCACTGGGTACTATCGACGCTTTGTAGCTCAGTATGCGCATCTTGCTGCCCCATTGACGGACCTGCTCAAGCAAAACAGCTTTCACTGGAATCATCTAGCTGACTTAGCCTTTGAGAGGCTTAAGGCTGCTCTTACTCACACCCCAGTACTTgccctctgatgagcggataatttatacgctttttggcattatttttacatagtttttagtatggtttagttagtttttagtatatttttattagtttttaattaaaaatcacatttctagactttactaggagtttgtgtgtttttctatgattttaggtattttctggctgaaattgagggacttgagcaaaaatctgattcagaggctaaagaaggactgcagatgttgttggattctgacctccctgcactcgaaatagattttctggagctacaaaaatccaaatggcgtgctctcaattgcgttggaaagtagacatccagggatttccagcaatatataatagtccatactttgcttgagtttagatgacgcaaactggcgttcaacgccagctttctgccctattctggcgttaaacgccagaaacaagttgcaaagcagagttaaacgccagaaacatgttacaaactggcgttcaactccaaggaagacctctacacgtgaaagcttcaatgctcagcctaaccacacaccaagtgggccccggaagtggatttctgcatcatttacttatctttgtaaaccctagtaactagtttagtataaataggactttttactattgtatttacatctttgatcagttttacgctatcttagacctttatgggggatggccactcggccatgtctaccccattatcacttatgtattttcaacggtggagtttctacaccccatagattaaggtgtggagctctgctgttcctcatgaattaatacaaagtactattgtttttctattcaactcaagcctatttcttctctaagatattcattcgcacacaagaacatgatgaatgtgatgattatgtgacgctcaccaccattctcacttatgaacgcgtgcctgacaaacacttccgttctacataaaaacaagcttgaatgcatatctcttagcctcctgatcgtgagatcagagtcttcgtggtataagctagaattattggcggtcattcttgagatccgaaaattctaaaccttgtctgtggtatttcgagtaggatctgggaagggatgactgtgacgagcttcaaactcgcgagtgctgggcatagtgacaaacgcaaaaggattactgaatcctattccagtatgattgagaaccgacagatgattagccatgcggtgacagcgcatttggaccattttcactgagaggacgggatgtagccattgacaacggtgatgcccaacctacagcttgtcatggaaaggagtatgaagattggatgaaggcagtaggaaagcagagatccagaaggaactaagcatctccatacgcttatctgaaattctcaccaatgaattacataagtatctctatctttattttacattttatttatcttttaattattaaaactctataaccttgaatccgcctgactgagatttacaaggtgaccatagcttgcttcaagctgacaatctccgtgggatcgaccccttactcacgtaaggtttattacttggacgacccagtgcacttgctggttagttgtgcgaagttgtgacaaagaactaagattatgaacgtgcgtattaagtttttagcgccattaccaaggaatgaacaatcacgatttcgtgcaccaagtttttggcgccgttgccggggattgtttgagtttggacaactaacggttcatcttgttgctcagattaggtaattttattttaattttaagtttttttgtttttctttttattattttattttcgaaaaaaaattttcaaaaaaaattttaaaaaaataaatcattttattcttcagaaattttaagaatgaattctaaagtttctTCATGatttgttgaagcctggctggctgtcaagccatgtctaaatttttggactgaggcttccacctATCATGGCAAGAGCCCTTGTACTCTCATCTAATCAGCTGTTATATGCTTGAtttgtatctgctgaagcttggctagccattggccatgtctagtgttttggactggagctttcactgaaagcttggctggctagtaagccatgtctaattcctggaccggagttttagactaacattgcatgattcctggaattctcattaaaaattttgaaatccttaattttctttttccaattaatttttgaaaaatccaaaaaaatttaatacaatcataaaaacaaaaaatttgatgtttcttgtttaagtcttgtgtcaatttttaagtttggtgtcaattgcatcttgttaatttcattaaaattttcgaaaactcatgcatgatgttcttcataatcttcaagttgttcttgatgatttgctttgtttgatctttgcatttttatgttttgtgtcttttcttgtttctcataggcattttcaatttgttagtatctaaagtttgaaaatttctaagtttggtgtcttgcatgtttttcttttcttaaaaattttcaaaaataagttcttggtattcatcttgacattcaaagtgttcttgcatgcattgtgtgatttgattcataattttcatgttttgagtcttttcattgtttttctctttcatcattaaaaattcaaaaataaaaaaaatatctttccctttttcttctcataaaattcgaaaatttgagttgactttttcaaaaaattttaaaatctagttgtttcttataagtcaaatcaaattttcaatttaaaaattctatctttttcaaatatttttcaaaaatcaaatctttttcattttttctttcataatttcgaaattttcaaaatttattttcaaaatctttttcttatttttatttcatattttcgaaattaatgctaacaattaatgtgattgattcaaaaattttaaagtttgttacttgcctattaagaaaggttcaatctttaaattttagaatcatatcttttagtttcttgttagtcaagtaatcaactttaattttcaaaatcaaatctttttaattttcttttcaaatttgattttcaaatctttttcaattaactacttgactttttgtttgattttaaaagttttatgtttcaatcatacctttttcaaaactacctaactaattctctctctaattttcaaaaatcactaaccactttttcaaaattcctttttaattaactatttgttttaaattttaatttaatttaatttcatttttcttcttaaaattttcgaattttaacttttatgttaaattaaaaacaaaaatatttttattttatttaatttttgaattcttccatctccttctaattatttatttatctactaatacTTCTCTTCTACTAAAAAATTCGAACTCACTCTTCTCTATGTGTTCAAATTTCTCTTcttatattcttttcttcttctactcacataaaggaatctctatactgtgacatagaggattcttattcttttctgttctcttctttttcacatgatcaggagcaaggataagaacattcttgttgaaactgatccagaacctgaaaggactctgaagaggaagctaagagaagctaaaacacaacactctgaagaggactttactgaatttttcgaaaaagaaggtgacatggccgaacccaacaacaatgcaaggaagatgcttggtgacttcactgcaccaagttccaacttacatggaagaagcatctcaatccctgccattggagcaaacaattttcagctaaagcctcaattagtttctctgatgtaacagaattgcaagtttcatggacttccatcagaagatcctttttagttcttaactgaattcttgcagatctgtgatactattaagaccaatggggttgatcccgaggtctacaggctcatgctttttctgtttgctataagagacagagctagaatatggttggactctcaacctaaagatagcctgaactcttgggataagctggtcacagatttcttagccaagttctttcatcctcaaaagcttagcaaacttagagtggatgttcaaaccttcaaatagaaagaaggtgaattcctctatgaagcttgggagagatacaagcaactgaccaaaaagtgtccttctgacatgcttttagaatggaccatcctggatatattctatgatggtctgtctgaattatcaaagatgtcattggactattctgcaggtggattcattcacctaaagaaaatgcctacagaagctcaggaactcattgacatggttgcaaataactagttcatgtacacttctgaaaggaattctgtgagtaatgggacgcctcagaggaagggagttcttgaaattgatactctgaatgccatattagctcagaataaaatattgactcagcaagtcaatatgatttctcagagtctgaatggtttgcaagctgcatccaacagtacatcttctgaagaagaagcttatgatcttgagaaccctgcaatgacagaggtgaattacatgggtgaagcctatggaaacacctataatctctcatggagaaatcatccaaatttctcatggaaggatcaacaaaagcctcaacaaggctttaataatggtggaagaaacaggtttagcaatagcaagccttttccatcatcctctcagcaacagacagagaattctgaacagaatccatctagcttagcaaacatagtctttgatctatctaaggccactctaagtttcatgaatgaaacaaggtcctccatcagaaatttggagggacaagtgggccagctgagtaaaaaagtcactgcaactcctcctagtactctcccaagcaatacagaagaaaatccaaaaagagagtgcaaggtcataaccttacttggtgtggccgaacccagagaggaggaggaggacgtgaatcctagtgaggaagacctcctgggatattcagtgaccaataaagagtttctctttgaggaaccaaaggaatctgaggctcatctagagaccatagagattctattgaacctcctttagccattcatgagctctgatgactattcatcttctgaagaagatgaagacattgttcaagggcaagttgcccagtatttaggagcaatcatgaagctgaatgccaagctatttggtaatgagacttgggaggacgagcctccattgctcattaatgaactgaatatttgggttcagcacactttacctcaaaaaaaaaaaggatcctggtaaattcctaattccctgtaacataggcaccatgacctttgagaaggctctatgtgacctggggtcaggcataaacttaatgccactctctgtaatggagaaactaggaatctttgaggtacaggctgccaaattctcattagagatggcagacaaatccatgaaacaggcttatggactagtagaggacgtgttagtaaaggttgaaggcctttacatccctgctaatttcataatcctagacattgggaaggatgaggatgaatccatcatccttggaagacccttcctagccacagcaagagctgtgattgatgtggacagaggagagttaacCATTCAATTGAATGagaactaccttgtgtttaagtctcagggatctccctctgtaaccatagagaggaagcatgaaaagcttctctcactgcagagtcaaccaaagcccccacagttaaactctaagtttggtgttgggaggctacaaccgaattctaagtttggtgttgaactcccacattcaaactctaagtttggtgttggaaggtcccaacaatgctctgaacatctgtgaggctccatgagagctcactgtcaagctattgacattaaagaagcgcttgttgggaggcaacccaatgttatttaattatatctatttattttccattgctattttatgttttctttaggttgatgatcatgtgaagtcacaaaaactactgaaaaaatcaaaaatagaataaaaaacagcattaaaaatagctcaccctggaggaagaacttactggcatttaaacgccagtaagaagcatcaaactggcgtttaacgccagaaagaagcatcaagctggcattaaacgccagaaacaagcaccaagctggcgtttaatgccagaacagagcatggaattggtgttaaacgccagaaacaagcagcaagctggcgtttaacgccatacatGCATTacaagggcgttttgcacgcctaattggagcagggatgctaattCATTGactcctcaggatctgtggaccccacaggatccccacctaccctacctcttcttctcttctcttcacccctttccataacactcttccccaaaataacctccaccaatcacctccattactcctccaaaaccatcatacaaacccatctacacccacccactcaaatttaaaccatcactccttccttttcacacatcataaccacctaaaatcccccttggccgaaccactcacacctctccatctcatatattttcttcttcttctactccctcttctcttcttttgctcgaggacgagcaaaccttctaagtttggtgtgataaaagcattgctttttatttttccataaccatttatgacacctaaggccagagaaacctctagaaagaggaaagggaaggcaaaaacttccacctctgagtcatgagagatggagagattcatctcaaaagctcatcactaaga
This window harbors:
- the LOC112777841 gene encoding uncharacterized protein, with the protein product MESGTPLSRLEDAYQQHRSEIAALQRGQIETIAQVVETQSRLGSVETSVKSIEKMLKESLKLKQAIPEHGESFDSAGSMGNLHLSQWPKGVRAELPIFNGEGVEEWTFRAREYFELCTVPEAWRVRLLSFHLTGPAYTWYRWCVNNGIMYTWEGFLEALSTRFGCNIFHDPKAALKDLQQHSTVTEYHSQFEDLSNQVTGLTEDWLVSLFTARLNDALKCELMLAKPKTYVEAVALAKLHEQKHSANSLNLRPHSHRAAGGTPTTLSPVRPPLLRPPSSSASLKSPVLEKGPPGSQSGSNTPHRRLTAAEIKQRREKGLCYYCDEKYSVGHKCKSSFLLLVGGEEMDELLHGWQTEMTNPEGDSASLGTPSPEKGVVEISFNAMVAVYHPETIRIAETCERNPVMVPLHMQGFGFRLETFILDIKGADIVLGAQWLMQLGDVTMNYLNLTIEFVVGGHTVKLQGERLFQPGAIGGRTLNKMVTADVIASFLHLRVLELNELEATPEQQDQQVQQVLEEYQEVFQERTELPPPREIEHQIHLQQGADPVNVRPYRYPHYQKEEIEKLVEEMLQAGVIRESHSAFSSPVLLVRKKDGSWRFCMDYRALNAITIRDKFPIPNIDEILDELGGAKYFSKIDLRSGYHQIIMCESDIPKTAFRTHLGHYEFIPVQGRTPVPLAHCPVSAATEPICCQTFEMCLLSNPSRISWSCGQRCRVQVDASKIAAIVEWPKPTSLKQLRGFLGLTGYYRRFVAQYAHLAAPLTDLLKQNSFHWNHLADLAFERLKAALTHTPVLAL